GGTTTTTATGCTGATACAGCCGCTATTTGGATTGTTATCTGATAACATCGGGCGCAAACCATTGCTGATAGGCTTTGGCGTTTTAGGGACAATAACCACTATCCCGATACTCACGTTGCTGGGAGGCACAAAAGACGGCTGGATTGCCTTCGGCCTTATTTTGGCAGCACTTATTATTGTAAGTGGGTATACCTCTATTAATGCTGTTGTAAAGGCAGAACTTTTCCCGGCAAATATCCGGGCGCTTGGTGTTGGTTTCCCGTATGCCATTGCAGTATCTATATTTGGCGGCTCGGCCGAATACATTGCTTTAGGTTTTAAAACGGTGCATCACGCCCAATGGTTTTACTGGTATGTAACCGTGTGCATAGCTTTATCATTAGCGCTGTATATTACCATGAGGGATACCCGGAAACACTCGAAGATGGAGGAGGATTAAGGTTGGATGTGTAGGTTTTTAGAATTCTAATATTAAAATGATCTTCTGAACCAAATTTACCGAATTAAGAGATTATTCATCCATTTATCCAGTATTATCCTGTTGTAAAGTTCTAATGCCTTAAATATTGCTTCTGCCGATGGGTATTGTTATTTTGCGGGGGAGAGGGGTTGGTGGCATTACCGCATTTTATTTATCTTCGGGGCCATGTATGAAACTTTTCAGCGCTACATTGATGACCGGGCTACATTGACTGATGCGGAAAAAGAAATGATACGTTCGGTTGCTGTGATTAAAAAGATCCGTAAACGCCAGTACCTGCTGCAAGCGGGTGACGTATGGAAGTATGATGCTTTTGTAAGCTCCGGCTGTTTACGCACCTATTCTGTAGATGAAAAAGGGAACGAGCATATCATCGGGTTCAGTATTGAAAACTGGTGGTGTGGCGACCGGGAAAGCCTTTTATCCCGGCAGCCCGCTCGTTTCAACATTGATGCGATAGAAGACAGCGAACTGGTGCTGTTTACACATAGTAATTTTGAAATACTTTGCAGGGATATCCCGGCACTTGATCAAATGGTTAATACCATCCTTAATAAAAGTTTCGTTACTCAGCAAAACCGCATTAATGTCGCCCTGAGTTATACGGCCGAAGAAAAATACCTCAACTTTGTTAAAAAGTACCCCGAGTTCGCCCTGCGTGTTCCGCAAAGTATGATCGCTTCTTATCTGGGTATGACTCCTGAAACACTAAGCCGTATCCGCACCCAGACGGCGCGCAACAAGTCCTGATTGATCTATATCAATTGCTTTCTTATTTTATATCAATGTGCAGGTTCGGCCGTTGCAGCACCTTTGTAGTGTTCAAACAAACATTTACAAAAATTAAAAATAAGAACCATGTCAAAAACAATTTTTATCACCGGAACAAGTACAGGCTTTGGAAAACTCACTGCCATTACTTTAGCAAACGCCGGGCATTCGGTTATAGCAGGTATGCGTAATGTGGCGGGCAAAAATGCCTCCGTCGCTCAGGAACTGAACGGCATTCCCAATGTCGAGGTTGTAGAGATCGATATCACGAGCGACGACTCTGTTCGGCAGGCCTTTGAGTACGTATTGTCAAAATATGGCAAGATCGACGTATTGGTTAACAATGCTGCTGTCAGCGGGTTTGGCCTTTTAGAGGGGTATTCACTGGATCAGGTCAGGAACATGTTCGAGGTGAACGTTTACGGAGTATTGCGCACCTACCAGGCAGTGCTACCTGCCATGCGGAAAGAAAAGAAGGGCCTGATTATTAACCTGACCTCCGGCGCCAGCGGCCATACTTTACCTTTTATGATTCCATACCTGGCCTCCAAATTTGTGGTGGAAAGTATTACCGAAGGTGCGCAAGGCGAACTATCCGACTTCGGCATCGAAAATGTGAGCATACAGCCAGGCGTTTATCCTACCGAAATGAATAACGGTTCCAAAGCTGGCGTGCATGCAGACAGGCCCGAGGTCTTAGCTGAATACGGGAATGCCGCCACCGAAAGATTCAACGCTTTGGGAACCGCCCTGTTCGGTAAAATGGAACAATTCAATATGGATCCGCAGACCATAGCCGACGGTATCCTGGAACTGGTCAATATGCCTAAAGGCTCCCGTCCGTTGCGCTTTCCGCTGGATGCCATAGCCCGTGGTACTGATAAAGAATTCATCGAGGCCCGCGCTGCAATCAAAGAGAAATGGTTAGCTGCTTACACCAATTAATTTATACGAACATGA
The genomic region above belongs to Mucilaginibacter sp. KACC 22773 and contains:
- a CDS encoding Crp/Fnr family transcriptional regulator; translated protein: MYETFQRYIDDRATLTDAEKEMIRSVAVIKKIRKRQYLLQAGDVWKYDAFVSSGCLRTYSVDEKGNEHIIGFSIENWWCGDRESLLSRQPARFNIDAIEDSELVLFTHSNFEILCRDIPALDQMVNTILNKSFVTQQNRINVALSYTAEEKYLNFVKKYPEFALRVPQSMIASYLGMTPETLSRIRTQTARNKS
- a CDS encoding SDR family oxidoreductase — translated: MSKTIFITGTSTGFGKLTAITLANAGHSVIAGMRNVAGKNASVAQELNGIPNVEVVEIDITSDDSVRQAFEYVLSKYGKIDVLVNNAAVSGFGLLEGYSLDQVRNMFEVNVYGVLRTYQAVLPAMRKEKKGLIINLTSGASGHTLPFMIPYLASKFVVESITEGAQGELSDFGIENVSIQPGVYPTEMNNGSKAGVHADRPEVLAEYGNAATERFNALGTALFGKMEQFNMDPQTIADGILELVNMPKGSRPLRFPLDAIARGTDKEFIEARAAIKEKWLAAYTN